From Paenibacillus sp. V4I7, one genomic window encodes:
- a CDS encoding diacylglycerol kinase, whose protein sequence is MSDGFRKWRRSFRYAYEGIKYALDTQRNMKFHFCVAFLVLLAALLIHLPKTDILFILLAVTLMIVTELINTAVEKTVDLAMPDRHPLAKIAKDVAAASVLVSAGFAVIVGMIVFYEPIDLLLRNSRMQDTPVSAGTIWVLIALVVLTVIVIETRFSDKGKLVRPSLLTAIAFAIATVITIFVSQTIVALLAYTLSVLIFIMLYDKRKRPFPALILGALIGIMVTILALSCLNML, encoded by the coding sequence ATGTCGGACGGCTTCCGTAAATGGCGCAGGAGCTTCCGGTATGCCTATGAAGGAATCAAATATGCTTTAGATACGCAGCGCAATATGAAATTCCATTTTTGCGTTGCTTTTCTTGTTTTGTTGGCAGCGCTTTTAATCCATCTGCCCAAAACGGACATTCTGTTTATTCTGCTGGCGGTAACGCTAATGATTGTAACTGAGCTCATCAATACGGCTGTGGAGAAAACCGTGGATCTGGCTATGCCTGATCGCCATCCGTTAGCCAAAATTGCGAAGGACGTCGCCGCGGCGTCCGTATTGGTGTCCGCAGGTTTTGCAGTGATTGTTGGCATGATTGTATTCTATGAGCCTATCGATCTCTTGCTGCGAAATTCAAGAATGCAGGATACTCCGGTATCCGCGGGAACGATATGGGTCCTTATTGCCCTTGTTGTATTAACGGTCATCGTAATTGAGACGCGTTTCTCAGATAAAGGAAAATTGGTGCGACCTAGCTTGTTGACGGCTATTGCCTTTGCAATTGCTACTGTCATTACGATTTTCGTCTCGCAAACGATAGTTGCACTGCTTGCATACACGCTATCTGTACTTATTTTTATTATGCTGTATGACAAAAGGAAGAGACCATTTCCAGCACTAATTCTAGGAGCACTCATTGGCATCATGGTCACAATCCTCGCTTTATCCTGCCTTAACATGCTATAA
- the floA gene encoding flotillin-like protein FloA (flotillin-like protein involved in membrane lipid rafts) translates to MNIESGLYLLIVAAIIIIALSVLLSVVPVMLWISALASGVRISIITLIAMRLRRVTPSRIVNPMIKATKAGIDLSVNQLESHFLAGGNVDRVVNALIAAHRAKIHLEFERAAAIDLAGRDVLLAVQMSVNPRVIETPNVSAVAKNGIEVKVIARVTVRANIDRLVGGAGEETIIARVGEGIVTTVGSSDSHKDVLENPDLISRTVLGKGLDAGTAFEILSIDIADVDVGKNIGAHLQTEQAEADKRIAQAKAEERRAMAVAAEQEMKARVVEMRAKVVESESQVPLAMAEALRNGKLGVMDYMNLKNIDADTQMRSSLGKINDGKSEKE, encoded by the coding sequence ATGAATATAGAATCTGGTTTATATTTGCTGATTGTTGCGGCCATCATTATTATTGCACTTTCGGTATTGCTGAGCGTTGTGCCTGTCATGCTTTGGATTTCAGCACTTGCTTCCGGTGTAAGAATTAGCATTATTACTTTAATTGCTATGAGGCTTCGCCGCGTGACCCCAAGTAGGATCGTCAATCCGATGATTAAGGCTACGAAAGCGGGTATTGATTTAAGTGTCAATCAGCTAGAAAGCCACTTTCTTGCAGGCGGTAATGTTGATCGGGTTGTCAATGCTTTAATTGCCGCTCACCGCGCGAAGATTCACTTGGAGTTTGAACGTGCAGCAGCTATCGATCTCGCAGGGCGGGATGTCTTGTTAGCCGTTCAAATGAGTGTAAATCCACGTGTCATTGAAACACCTAATGTATCAGCAGTGGCGAAGAACGGCATTGAAGTAAAGGTTATTGCCAGGGTTACGGTTCGAGCCAACATTGACCGGCTTGTAGGGGGTGCGGGCGAGGAAACGATTATCGCTCGTGTAGGTGAGGGGATTGTAACTACAGTTGGTTCCAGTGACTCTCACAAAGATGTCTTAGAGAATCCGGATTTGATTTCTCGAACGGTTCTGGGTAAAGGGTTAGATGCCGGAACAGCTTTTGAAATATTATCGATTGATATCGCTGATGTGGATGTAGGTAAAAATATTGGTGCTCATTTACAAACGGAACAGGCAGAAGCTGATAAGCGAATCGCTCAGGCTAAAGCTGAGGAAAGACGTGCGATGGCTGTTGCTGCCGAACAAGAAATGAAAGCCAGAGTTGTAGAGATGCGTGCGAAGGTTGTCGAATCGGAGTCGCAGGTGCCGCTTGCGATGGCTGAAGCACTTCGAAATGGCAAACTAGGTGTTATGGACTATATGAATCTTAAAAATATTGATGCAGATACACAAATGCGTTCTTCGCTTGGCAAAATAAATGATGGTAAGAGTGAGAAAGAATAG
- the era gene encoding GTPase Era, with protein MAKKEFKSGFVAIIGRPNVGKSTLMNQIIGQKIAIMSDKPQTTRNKIHGVYTSNNGQIVFLDTPGIHKPTSKLGDYMSKVAHGTLGEVDAVLFLVDVAEGIGGGDRYIIEQLKHVETPVILVLNKIDLVQPEALLAIITNYKDLYDFAEIVPVSALKGNNVTTLLEQIVRYLPEGPQYYPADQITDHPEQFVCAELVREKILHLTREEIPHSIAVQIEDMRVEPNGVVHISAVIFVERDSQKGIVIGKQGSLLKEIGRQARRDIETLLGSKTFLELWVKVKKDWRNQDRVLRDLGFRHD; from the coding sequence GTGGCTAAAAAAGAATTTAAATCAGGCTTTGTCGCTATCATCGGACGTCCGAACGTTGGGAAATCAACGCTGATGAACCAAATCATCGGGCAAAAAATTGCTATCATGTCAGATAAGCCTCAGACAACAAGAAACAAAATCCATGGGGTTTATACATCCAATAACGGCCAAATTGTTTTCCTGGATACGCCAGGTATTCATAAACCGACTTCCAAATTAGGCGATTACATGAGTAAAGTGGCGCATGGAACGCTTGGGGAAGTGGATGCGGTGCTGTTTTTGGTGGATGTTGCCGAAGGGATTGGCGGCGGTGACCGTTATATTATTGAGCAGCTGAAGCATGTTGAAACGCCTGTTATTCTGGTTTTAAACAAAATTGACCTTGTTCAGCCTGAAGCGCTGCTGGCGATTATTACAAACTACAAAGATTTGTATGACTTTGCTGAAATCGTGCCTGTTTCTGCTCTCAAGGGTAACAATGTAACAACACTGTTGGAACAAATTGTTCGTTATTTGCCGGAAGGTCCACAATATTATCCAGCCGACCAAATTACGGATCACCCCGAACAATTCGTATGTGCTGAACTCGTACGTGAGAAAATCTTGCATTTGACGCGGGAAGAAATTCCGCATTCCATTGCCGTCCAGATTGAAGACATGCGTGTCGAGCCCAATGGTGTAGTCCATATTTCAGCTGTCATATTTGTTGAACGAGATTCGCAAAAAGGTATCGTCATTGGCAAACAAGGAAGTTTACTCAAAGAAATTGGACGGCAGGCTCGTCGTGATATCGAGACGCTGCTTGGTTCCAAAACTTTCTTGGAGCTGTGGGTTAAAGTGAAAAAAGACTGGAGAAATCAAGACAGAGTTCTGCGTGATCTTGGCTTCCGCCACGACTAA
- the yqfD gene encoding sporulation protein YqfD yields the protein MKQSLFIARLRGYVRIQIRGEGCERLINPMLEKGFSIWDIQAGDAGKLELYILIKDFFRLRPLLKRTGCRVHVTERHGLPFFMGRLGRRKVFFTGMASFIIGLYLLTSLVWQVSVEGNDRISESEILQAASKQGIHTFQWKFKLKKTEDLSREIQGMLPHAAWVGVEIRGTHITIKVVEATIPDKGPPLNPRNLIAAKNALVTEILSDKGKPMVKPNTYVRKGDVLISGTIGDEQNSQVVVASGKVKGIVWYTSRIETPLTKTYRVYSGEVMTRNYLVFGTRAVQVSGYGKQKFEHFETIPERKTLVWRSYSLPLGWLHEKVMEVQIVEEPIDPANAKKAGLEQAKAKLLGAEGADARIVGEKILHEKTENGKIYIDVHFEVEENIAEEQPIVIRGE from the coding sequence ATGAAACAATCCCTTTTCATTGCTCGATTGCGAGGGTATGTGCGCATTCAAATACGAGGTGAAGGCTGTGAAAGATTAATTAATCCCATGTTGGAGAAGGGTTTTTCCATATGGGATATTCAAGCTGGAGATGCGGGGAAGCTTGAACTTTATATCCTGATCAAAGACTTTTTCAGACTTAGACCGCTGTTGAAACGGACAGGCTGCAGGGTGCATGTTACGGAAAGGCACGGGCTGCCTTTTTTTATGGGCAGACTGGGCCGTAGAAAAGTTTTTTTTACAGGAATGGCTTCTTTCATCATAGGTCTTTATTTATTGACTTCGCTCGTATGGCAAGTTAGTGTGGAAGGGAATGATCGTATCTCTGAGTCGGAAATTTTGCAAGCTGCTTCCAAACAGGGCATACATACGTTTCAATGGAAGTTTAAGTTGAAGAAAACAGAGGATTTATCGCGCGAAATTCAAGGAATGCTGCCCCATGCGGCTTGGGTTGGTGTCGAAATTCGCGGTACCCATATCACGATCAAGGTTGTCGAAGCAACCATTCCAGACAAGGGACCGCCTTTGAATCCTCGTAATTTGATTGCTGCCAAAAACGCACTTGTTACTGAGATTTTATCAGATAAAGGCAAACCCATGGTGAAGCCGAATACATATGTGCGAAAAGGGGACGTGCTGATCTCGGGAACCATCGGCGATGAACAAAATAGCCAAGTGGTGGTTGCAAGTGGTAAAGTAAAGGGCATCGTTTGGTATACCTCCCGAATCGAAACTCCCCTTACAAAAACATATAGGGTATATTCAGGTGAAGTTATGACTCGCAACTACCTTGTTTTTGGGACAAGAGCAGTGCAAGTAAGTGGTTATGGTAAGCAGAAATTCGAACATTTCGAAACGATTCCAGAGCGTAAAACGCTGGTTTGGCGGTCTTATTCACTTCCCCTCGGTTGGCTTCATGAAAAGGTGATGGAGGTTCAGATTGTTGAGGAACCTATTGATCCGGCGAATGCTAAAAAGGCTGGTTTAGAGCAGGCTAAAGCTAAATTACTTGGAGCCGAAGGAGCAGATGCTAGAATTGTCGGCGAAAAAATTTTGCATGAAAAAACAGAGAATGGTAAAATTTATATAGACGTGCATTTTGAAGTCGAAGAAAATATCGCCGAAGAACAACCAATTGTGATACGAGGAGAATGA
- a CDS encoding YaiI/YqxD family protein: protein MRARSIIVDADACPVKSEIEQAGRQFGVQVVLVASFDHRMKENPGVKVVQVDRSDQSVDLYIANQIQQGDILVTQDFGLAALGLAKGSICLTNRGQEYTDSSIDFLLDRRHASAKMRRSGKHSKGPKPFTEADRQNFLHGLTKLLKYLQEIENK from the coding sequence ATGCGAGCAAGAAGTATTATCGTTGATGCCGATGCTTGTCCAGTAAAATCCGAAATTGAGCAAGCAGGTAGGCAGTTTGGTGTACAAGTTGTACTAGTTGCTTCTTTCGATCATCGGATGAAGGAGAACCCTGGCGTGAAGGTCGTTCAAGTGGACCGTTCCGATCAATCTGTCGATTTATATATTGCCAATCAGATTCAGCAAGGTGATATTTTGGTGACACAAGATTTTGGACTCGCCGCCTTAGGATTGGCTAAGGGATCTATTTGCTTAACGAATCGAGGGCAGGAATATACCGATAGTTCGATTGATTTCCTGTTGGATCGACGCCACGCATCGGCAAAAATGCGCAGAAGCGGAAAGCATTCGAAGGGGCCAAAACCATTTACGGAGGCAGATCGGCAAAATTTTCTACATGGTTTGACAAAACTTTTAAAATATTTGCAGGAAATCGAAAACAAGTAG
- the ybeY gene encoding rRNA maturation RNase YbeY, producing the protein MDLTLEWSSEQEVKEITPAFIEKLEDLLRLAGELEGVTEGEVALTFVDDEAIQELNKQYRDLDKPTDVLSFAMSEFGEDEIRINYEDEGEGDPDDLQDGETVSEGFIEPLGDIIISVPRAIAQAEDYGHSVERELGFLFVHGFLHLIGYDHQSEEEEKIMFAKQEDILQKAGLTR; encoded by the coding sequence ATGGATTTAACGCTAGAGTGGAGCAGTGAGCAAGAAGTGAAAGAAATCACGCCTGCTTTTATTGAAAAGCTTGAAGATCTGCTGCGCTTAGCAGGCGAGCTTGAAGGCGTTACGGAGGGGGAAGTTGCCCTTACCTTCGTAGACGATGAAGCGATTCAAGAGCTTAATAAACAGTACCGTGATTTAGATAAACCGACCGATGTGCTCTCTTTTGCGATGAGCGAGTTCGGAGAGGATGAAATTCGGATCAACTACGAGGATGAGGGTGAAGGCGACCCAGATGATCTTCAAGACGGTGAGACGGTGTCTGAAGGGTTCATTGAGCCTTTAGGGGATATTATCATTTCGGTTCCCCGTGCCATCGCTCAGGCCGAAGATTATGGGCATTCCGTTGAGCGTGAGCTCGGATTTCTATTCGTTCATGGGTTCCTACACTTGATCGGCTATGATCACCAAAGTGAAGAGGAAGAGAAGATTATGTTCGCTAAGCAGGAGGACATTTTGCAGAAGGCAGGTTTGACCCGCTAA
- the recO gene encoding DNA repair protein RecO — MLRSVQGIVLRSMDYGEGNKIISLFTPELGKVGVMARGAKKVKSRHAAVTQLFTYGDFVFFKQKGQMGSLNSAEIIEAHHALREDLHMSAHASYLVEMTDRMLGDEEGSTYIFEQLKAGLMAIEEGKDMQIVVHLYEMKMFDLAGYLPVTNACVSCGETSGITTLSPAMGGTLCARCRYKDAAAIPIGEGALKLLKIFPRMDMRRLGAVQVKDETKAQLKTCMRAYMDIHIGIQWKSRGFIEQMEKYNI, encoded by the coding sequence TTGCTGCGCAGCGTACAGGGGATTGTACTCCGTAGTATGGACTATGGAGAGGGAAACAAGATTATTAGTTTATTCACCCCCGAGCTAGGTAAAGTTGGTGTCATGGCTCGGGGTGCTAAAAAAGTGAAAAGTCGACATGCCGCCGTTACGCAGCTTTTTACGTACGGCGATTTTGTTTTTTTCAAACAAAAGGGTCAGATGGGGTCTCTGAATAGTGCGGAGATTATCGAAGCCCATCATGCTTTGCGAGAAGATTTACATATGTCTGCGCATGCTTCCTATTTGGTGGAGATGACAGACCGAATGCTTGGCGATGAAGAGGGCAGCACTTATATATTTGAGCAGCTGAAAGCTGGACTAATGGCTATTGAAGAGGGCAAGGACATGCAGATCGTCGTTCACCTCTACGAAATGAAGATGTTTGATCTAGCCGGTTATCTTCCTGTGACAAATGCTTGTGTTTCCTGTGGAGAAACTTCGGGGATTACGACCCTTAGCCCTGCAATGGGGGGGACTTTATGTGCTCGCTGTCGATACAAAGATGCTGCGGCTATTCCAATCGGTGAAGGAGCGCTTAAGCTTCTGAAAATATTTCCTCGCATGGATATGCGCAGACTTGGTGCCGTTCAGGTAAAGGATGAAACGAAAGCGCAGTTGAAGACCTGTATGCGAGCTTATATGGATATTCACATTGGTATTCAGTGGAAATCCAGAGGCTTTATTGAACAAATGGAAAAATACAATATATAG
- the cdd gene encoding cytidine deaminase: MNQQELIQHAKEAMKRAYVPYSNFQVGAALLDANGDIHYGCNVENAAYGPTNCAERTALFRAIADGHKAGSFQAIAVMGDTEGPISPCGVCRQVLVELCEPDMPVYLGNLKGDVAETTVSALLPGAFTTKDLHINGG; encoded by the coding sequence ATGAATCAACAAGAACTCATTCAACACGCGAAAGAAGCCATGAAAAGAGCCTATGTGCCTTATTCGAATTTTCAAGTTGGTGCGGCGCTTCTGGATGCAAACGGTGATATACACTATGGCTGCAACGTAGAAAATGCCGCATACGGACCGACCAACTGCGCTGAACGAACCGCGTTATTCCGTGCCATCGCGGATGGTCATAAGGCAGGTTCCTTTCAAGCTATTGCGGTTATGGGGGACACAGAAGGTCCTATTTCCCCATGTGGTGTGTGCCGTCAGGTATTAGTGGAACTGTGTGAACCGGATATGCCAGTTTACCTAGGCAATCTGAAAGGTGATGTTGCAGAAACGACCGTGTCTGCCTTATTACCGGGTGCTTTCACAACGAAAGATTTGCATATAAATGGAGGATAA
- a CDS encoding pyruvate, water dikinase regulatory protein — protein MDHPLPTRVYVVSDSVGETGESVVRAAAMQFHPVPVEIMRAPFIHDFEGIDKVINAIRIHGGIVVFTLVIPELRDDLIAKAKEYDIPHIDLLGPVVATLGQALRQEPRRQPGMIHPLDEDYFKKVEAVEFAVKYDDGRDFSGIQKADIILLGVSRTSKTPLSMYLAHKRFKVANVPLVPEMQPPAAIYTVPKDKIIGLRIDPDKLNVIRQERLRTLGLAENATYANVERIKIELAFADNIMSKIGCVIFDVSNRAVEETASLIMDHIERVQ, from the coding sequence ATGGACCACCCACTACCTACTCGCGTATACGTTGTTTCGGATTCAGTTGGGGAAACGGGGGAATCAGTCGTACGTGCAGCTGCGATGCAGTTTCATCCTGTACCCGTTGAAATTATGAGAGCTCCATTTATCCATGATTTTGAAGGAATAGATAAAGTCATTAATGCCATTAGAATACATGGCGGAATTGTCGTGTTTACTCTAGTTATACCGGAACTGCGCGACGATCTGATTGCCAAGGCGAAGGAGTACGATATCCCGCATATTGACTTGCTTGGGCCGGTTGTTGCTACCTTAGGGCAAGCATTACGGCAAGAGCCTCGCCGACAACCGGGAATGATTCATCCGCTCGATGAGGATTATTTCAAAAAAGTTGAAGCAGTTGAATTCGCGGTCAAATATGACGACGGTCGGGATTTTAGCGGCATACAAAAAGCAGACATCATCTTATTGGGCGTTTCTCGTACGTCCAAAACACCCTTATCTATGTACTTAGCGCACAAAAGATTTAAGGTCGCTAATGTTCCATTGGTACCTGAAATGCAGCCGCCTGCTGCCATTTATACCGTTCCAAAGGATAAGATCATTGGACTAAGGATCGACCCGGATAAATTGAATGTTATTCGCCAAGAACGGCTGCGTACACTTGGGCTTGCAGAAAATGCAACCTACGCAAATGTAGAACGTATTAAAATAGAACTGGCTTTTGCTGACAATATTATGAGCAAAATAGGTTGCGTCATCTTTGATGTTTCCAACCGTGCCGTTGAAGAGACTGCAAGTTTAATCATGGACCATATCGAAAGAGTCCAGTAA
- the yqfC gene encoding sporulation protein YqfC, with translation MRRLTRKWNQFTAKILDLPQDVVQDLPRITMIGNVQLYVENHRGVLHFSSENLKLELTKGTLEVFGKQLVIRAILSEEVFIEGLIDNVKYEP, from the coding sequence ATGCGTCGCTTGACCCGCAAATGGAACCAGTTCACGGCCAAAATCCTTGATCTTCCTCAGGATGTGGTACAGGACTTGCCGCGAATTACGATGATCGGCAACGTACAGCTTTATGTAGAGAATCATCGGGGTGTACTTCATTTTTCAAGTGAAAACTTGAAGCTCGAATTAACGAAGGGGACGCTAGAGGTGTTCGGGAAGCAATTAGTCATTCGAGCTATTCTTTCAGAAGAAGTGTTTATTGAAGGCTTGATCGATAATGTGAAATATGAACCATAG
- a CDS encoding PhoH family protein — MVEYAQSVKITLKNPVEGLALFGPQDKFLHVIEREIPAQIYTREAEITIQGAAAEVNSLQQLFEVLLQLIRNNYTLTERDVLYAVELAKQMKTEQLLDLFKGEITTTHRGKPIRVKTIGQRKYVETIKKKDIVFGIGPAGTGKTYLAVVLAVTRLKEGAVKRIVLTRPAVEAGESLGFLPGDLQEKVDPYLRPLYDALNDVLGPDQVAKSLERGLIEIAPLAYMRGRTLDDSFIILDEAQNTTPEQMKMFLTRLGFGSKMVITGDVTQIDLPRGKSSGLVEANRILSDIEELGFIYFDEQDVVRHSLVQKIIVAYNAENDK; from the coding sequence TTGGTAGAATACGCGCAATCTGTGAAAATAACATTGAAGAATCCGGTTGAAGGACTAGCCTTGTTCGGACCGCAGGATAAATTTCTGCATGTCATCGAACGGGAGATTCCCGCACAAATCTATACGCGTGAAGCCGAAATAACGATACAAGGGGCTGCTGCGGAAGTGAACTCACTTCAGCAGCTTTTTGAGGTTCTTTTACAGCTCATCCGTAATAATTATACGTTGACAGAACGGGATGTTTTGTATGCGGTTGAACTTGCGAAGCAGATGAAAACGGAACAATTGCTTGATTTGTTCAAAGGTGAAATTACTACAACACATCGGGGTAAACCTATTCGGGTCAAAACGATCGGACAACGGAAGTATGTCGAGACGATCAAGAAAAAAGATATCGTCTTCGGAATTGGACCCGCAGGTACAGGTAAAACCTATTTGGCTGTTGTACTTGCCGTGACGAGACTTAAAGAAGGGGCTGTCAAAAGGATTGTATTAACACGCCCTGCTGTTGAGGCTGGGGAAAGTCTGGGCTTTCTGCCGGGGGACTTGCAGGAAAAAGTTGACCCCTATTTACGCCCATTGTATGATGCTCTTAATGATGTCCTTGGACCTGATCAGGTAGCCAAGTCATTAGAACGAGGACTTATCGAGATTGCGCCACTGGCTTATATGCGCGGTAGAACGTTAGATGATTCTTTCATCATTCTGGATGAAGCGCAAAATACAACACCTGAACAAATGAAAATGTTTCTGACAAGACTTGGTTTCGGTTCCAAAATGGTGATTACCGGGGACGTTACTCAAATTGATTTACCGCGTGGTAAATCGTCCGGTCTCGTAGAAGCTAACCGTATTCTCAGTGATATCGAGGAACTTGGCTTTATTTATTTTGATGAGCAGGATGTGGTTCGACATTCACTTGTTCAGAAAATCATTGTTGCGTACAATGCTGAAAATGATAAGTAA
- a CDS encoding YqzL family protein codes for MKDFSWTYFSKTGDVDAYLLYKQVSGEPGMDTDVQEEDQSNEEPLEGLNM; via the coding sequence ATGAAAGATTTTTCGTGGACGTATTTTTCAAAGACCGGTGATGTAGATGCCTATCTGCTGTATAAACAAGTTTCCGGAGAACCGGGTATGGACACTGATGTACAGGAAGAGGATCAAAGTAACGAAGAGCCGCTCGAAGGGCTGAATATGTAA
- a CDS encoding HD family phosphohydrolase: MKGKFHYQLNGWKYSTGIRVLLFLLLALIFYMSLYAKLVPQVYDIVLGTTSEKTIYAPRQIENAIATEQAKEDAAKRVQPVYRIVNLKNDTLIDVIYDKLLQINADEEVKFDDKVSIYRRAIPQLISDMQNQSIKSLRISGQYNDLLLEQIQQGLAEQHYPLPEETFFKLPRLTKDDLAAMRPVTKDIISKLMNDQILDAQTARAKVAELVNTSNLTKNTSREMVTEIARALITPNKFFDQKGTDDAKGQARESVKPVYINKNDVLVKVGDVITEEIYARLDKLELLKDKANYLPQLGLSILSALLSFAIYMFVRQSTLPIKYNNSQLVMLILIFLINVMGMKMISLVQNLDYPYIGYLAPTALGSILIAILLDAPLAFIASVLFSLMASIIFNTEHVLLFDYRYGLVSLAICFSAVFTIQRASQRATILKAGLMIAFFSMLTITSMLLMEDHFQQREALLSLSFAAAGGLLTVVFVIGLLPFFEVAFGILSPLKLVELSNPNHPLLRKLLTETPGTYHHSVMVGNLSEAAAESIGADGLLCRVGSYYHDIGKTKRPSYFIENQTNIENPHDRIDPNLSKSIIIAHPRDGVEMLKDFKMPKPIRDIAEQHHGTTLLHFFYHKAVKQAEEEGSEKEIREEDFRYPGPKAQSKEAAIVGIADSVEAAVRSLRNPTLEQIDSMVHKIIKSRLDDGQFNECDLTLKELDKIAKTLNETLLGIFHARIEYPSELAPKKSGA; this comes from the coding sequence ATGAAAGGCAAATTTCATTACCAGCTGAACGGATGGAAATACAGTACAGGTATACGGGTACTGTTGTTTCTCTTGCTGGCTTTAATTTTTTATATGTCCCTTTATGCCAAGCTTGTGCCGCAAGTCTATGACATAGTGTTAGGAACGACCAGTGAAAAAACGATTTATGCACCTAGACAGATTGAAAACGCAATTGCTACTGAACAAGCGAAAGAAGACGCTGCCAAGCGCGTCCAACCCGTTTATCGAATTGTGAATCTCAAAAATGATACGCTGATTGATGTTATTTATGATAAATTGTTGCAAATCAATGCGGATGAAGAAGTGAAATTCGATGACAAAGTCAGCATTTATCGTCGGGCTATTCCACAGCTAATCAGCGATATGCAAAATCAATCTATTAAGTCACTTCGTATCAGCGGTCAATATAACGATTTGCTGCTTGAACAGATCCAGCAGGGGCTTGCCGAACAGCACTACCCGCTGCCGGAGGAAACTTTTTTTAAGCTTCCGAGGTTGACCAAAGATGATTTAGCGGCTATGCGTCCTGTGACGAAAGACATCATTAGCAAATTGATGAATGATCAAATCTTGGATGCGCAGACGGCCCGAGCTAAAGTTGCTGAGCTTGTAAATACATCGAATCTGACGAAGAACACGTCCCGTGAAATGGTTACCGAAATCGCCAGAGCGCTAATAACGCCAAATAAATTTTTTGATCAAAAGGGCACCGATGATGCTAAAGGACAAGCCAGAGAGAGCGTGAAACCAGTTTATATCAATAAGAATGATGTTCTCGTTAAAGTCGGGGATGTCATAACGGAAGAGATATACGCTAGGCTGGATAAACTAGAGCTTTTGAAGGATAAAGCGAACTATTTGCCGCAATTAGGGCTCAGTATTCTTTCGGCTCTTTTGTCATTCGCCATTTATATGTTTGTCCGACAAAGCACGTTGCCGATCAAGTACAATAATTCTCAGCTCGTGATGCTCATTCTTATATTTCTTATCAATGTCATGGGAATGAAAATGATCTCTCTTGTGCAAAATCTAGATTATCCTTATATTGGTTATCTGGCTCCGACCGCGTTAGGAAGCATCCTGATTGCCATTTTACTGGATGCTCCGCTCGCGTTTATTGCATCGGTCTTATTCTCCTTAATGGCAAGTATTATCTTTAATACGGAGCATGTGTTGCTTTTTGACTACCGGTACGGCTTAGTTAGCTTGGCTATTTGTTTTAGTGCAGTGTTTACGATTCAAAGGGCAAGCCAACGGGCTACCATTCTAAAAGCTGGTCTCATGATTGCCTTCTTCTCCATGCTAACGATTACTTCGATGTTGTTGATGGAAGATCATTTTCAGCAGAGAGAAGCCCTTCTGTCGCTTTCTTTCGCGGCTGCAGGCGGATTATTAACGGTTGTGTTCGTAATTGGGCTGCTGCCCTTTTTCGAGGTCGCATTCGGGATTCTATCTCCGCTCAAATTGGTGGAGCTCTCTAATCCGAATCATCCTTTACTGCGCAAGCTGCTTACGGAGACACCGGGGACTTATCATCACAGTGTCATGGTGGGTAATTTGTCGGAGGCTGCAGCTGAATCCATCGGAGCTGACGGGCTGCTGTGCCGAGTTGGTTCTTATTATCATGATATTGGCAAGACAAAGCGTCCAAGCTACTTTATAGAAAATCAAACGAACATTGAGAATCCGCATGATCGAATTGATCCCAATCTAAGTAAGTCCATCATCATAGCACACCCTCGTGATGGCGTTGAAATGCTTAAGGATTTCAAAATGCCTAAGCCGATACGAGACATTGCTGAACAACATCATGGGACGACACTGCTGCACTTTTTCTATCATAAAGCGGTGAAACAAGCTGAAGAAGAAGGCAGTGAGAAAGAAATCCGCGAAGAGGATTTTCGTTACCCAGGGCCCAAAGCGCAATCCAAAGAAGCAGCCATTGTGGGGATAGCGGATAGCGTGGAGGCTGCTGTTCGATCACTGCGTAATCCGACGCTTGAACAAATCGATTCAATGGTGCACAAAATTATTAAGTCTCGTTTGGACGACGGCCAATTTAATGAGTGTGATCTCACGCTCAAAGAGCTCGATAAGATTGCCAAAACATTAAACGAAACCTTGCTAGGAATCTTTCACGCAAGGATCGAATATCCAAGTGAGCTAGCTCCAAAGAAATCAGGGGCTTGA